The DNA window AGCACGGACGGCGGGGAGCAGCCTCTTCACTCAGGACGGAGCACAACACACTCAGTCCATCAACCATCCGAACCGCCGTATACGGACCCGTACGTACGGTGGTGGGGGAGGGGGTGCCGGGAGACCGGCCCCCCTATCCCGATGAGCGGGCGCCCGCTGGAATCAGCAGTCGTAGCCCGGGCTGTTGCGGGCTGGAGCCCAGGTCCGCGCCGCTCGTCCTGGAGCGCGCGTGGCGGGCGCCGGGGCGGCGAGTCACAGGTGGTTCAGCGGACGCTTACGCGAAGAGGAGCCTGCCCCTGGGCTCCGGGATGGGACGCCCGAGATCCCGGGCCGTCTCGATCCATTCGCTGATCACGACCTCGGCGTTGGAGATCGCTTCGGCGTACGTGGCGCCATCCGCAGCGCAGCCGGGCAGCTCCGGGACCTCGGCGATGAAAGCCTGGTCCTCGTCGCTCCAGTAGATGATGATCTCGTACCGGTACTCAGGGTTCGGCATGAGGACGAACCTACCGCTCCGCGCAGACACGGACCAGCGGCACATCGTGAGGCCTGAGCCGTGACCGACGTGCAGACCGAAGTCCTCCTCGGCCTCGGCGCGAACGTAGGCGACCCGCTGGGGCAGCTCGCGGCCGCGGTGGACGCGCTGCGCGGCTTCGTCTCCGATCTCGAGGTCTCCTCCGTCTGGCGCACCGAGCCCGTGGGCTACCGCGAGCAGCCGGACTTCTACAACCTGGTGGCGCGCGGGCGCACCGCGCTGGCCCCGGAAGAGCTGCTCTCGCGCATCCTGGGCGTGGAGCGGGCGCTGGGGCGCGAGCGCACCTTCCGCAACGCGCCGCGGCGGATCGACGTCGACCTGCTGGCGTACGGCGACCGGATTCTCGACACGCCCTCCCTCACCCTGCCGCACCCGGGGATCCCCGCGCGCGGCTTCGTGCTGCACCCGCTGGCCGAGCTCGCCCCCGGGTGGCGGCACCCCGTGCTGGGGAAGACGGCGCGGGAGTTGCTTGAATCCACCCCTGCACTGGAGCGCGTCGAGCGGCTCGGACCCCTTCCCGCCTCGCGCTGATCTCACCCCCCTGGCAAAGTGCACGGAGCCGCCGCTTGCACGTGGACCGGCGCGCGGCTAACTCTTTCGTGCCGCACCCGTGCGGGCCGCAAGCGCATGACGATCTCGCCGCAGGACTTCACCGTCGGGGTGGAGGAAGAGTACCAGCTGGTGGACGCGCGCACCGGCGAGCTGAAGAGCCGGGCGCACTGCGTGATCGCCGGCGACTGGGCGGACGAGATCAAGCCCGAGATGCAGCAGCACACCATCGAGGTGGAGACCCGGGTGTGCCAGGGCACCAACTGCGTCCGCGACGACCTGGAGCGGCTGCGCCTGCAGGCCGCCGTGGCCGCCCAGGCCCAGGACCTCGCCATCCTGGCCGCCGGGACGCACCCGTTCGCCCCGGCGGGCGGATACGACTTCACCGAGCGCGACGTCTACCTGGACATCCGGCGCGAGTACCGCGAGCTGGCCGAGACGCAGGCCATCTTCGGGATGCACGTGCACGTGGGCGTCCCCGCGGGCGCCGACCGGGTGCGGGTGGCCAACGCGGCGCGGGCGTTCCTGCCGTACCTGCTGGCGGTCTCCGCCAGCTCGCCGTTCTACCTGGGACGCGACACCGGGTACGCCAGCTTCCGCACCATCCTCTGGCGGCGCTGGCCCCGGAGCGGCGCCCCCCCGCGCTTCGAATCGCAGGCCGAGCTGGAGCTGCTGCTGCGCTGGCTGACCGAGACGCAGTGCGTGGACGGCCCCGGGCGGCTGTACTGGGACCTGCGGCCGCACCACAAGTACCCGACGGTGGAGTTCCGCGCCGCCGACGTCACCCCGCGGCTGGAGGACGCCGTGGCCGCGGCCGCGCTGGCCCGCGCGCTGGTGGCGGCCATCGTGGACGGCGCCGTGGCCGAGCCGGCGCTCTCCCAGGCGGTGGCGCAGCCGCTCCTCGGCGAGAACACCTGGCGGGCCTCGCGCGACGGCACGGCGGCCGTGTTCGTGGACGTCTTCGCCCCCGGGCCGCGCACCGTGTCCGCGCGCGACGCGGTGCTGGGGCTGGCCGAGCGGCTGCGCCCCTACGCGCGGGCGCTGGGCGACGAAGGCGCGCTCGACGCGCTGGAGGGGGTGTTCGAGCGCGGGTGCGCGGCGGTGCGGATGCGGGAGACGGCGAAGGAGCTGGACGGCGACCTGCGGCGCCTGGCGCTGTGGATCGCCGCAGAGACCATGGTGGGACTGGGAATGGACCGCCGCGCCGAGCAGCGGCTGGAAGA is part of the Longimicrobium sp. genome and encodes:
- a CDS encoding YbdK family carboxylate-amine ligase, producing the protein MTISPQDFTVGVEEEYQLVDARTGELKSRAHCVIAGDWADEIKPEMQQHTIEVETRVCQGTNCVRDDLERLRLQAAVAAQAQDLAILAAGTHPFAPAGGYDFTERDVYLDIRREYRELAETQAIFGMHVHVGVPAGADRVRVANAARAFLPYLLAVSASSPFYLGRDTGYASFRTILWRRWPRSGAPPRFESQAELELLLRWLTETQCVDGPGRLYWDLRPHHKYPTVEFRAADVTPRLEDAVAAAALARALVAAIVDGAVAEPALSQAVAQPLLGENTWRASRDGTAAVFVDVFAPGPRTVSARDAVLGLAERLRPYARALGDEGALDALEGVFERGCAAVRMRETAKELDGDLRRLALWIAAETMVGLGMDRRAEQRLEETTV
- a CDS encoding type II toxin-antitoxin system HicB family antitoxin, translated to MPNPEYRYEIIIYWSDEDQAFIAEVPELPGCAADGATYAEAISNAEVVISEWIETARDLGRPIPEPRGRLLFA
- the folK gene encoding 2-amino-4-hydroxy-6-hydroxymethyldihydropteridine diphosphokinase, translated to MTDVQTEVLLGLGANVGDPLGQLAAAVDALRGFVSDLEVSSVWRTEPVGYREQPDFYNLVARGRTALAPEELLSRILGVERALGRERTFRNAPRRIDVDLLAYGDRILDTPSLTLPHPGIPARGFVLHPLAELAPGWRHPVLGKTARELLESTPALERVERLGPLPASR